Genomic window (Thermanaeromonas sp. C210):
GCAGGCCTTCCGTCCCTTATACCGTTCATGATCCTTGCCCCGACAGGGAGGCGGGAGTTTTCGGCAAGCAGGTGCGGGCGCTGCTGGAGTATCTGGAGGTGCCTGTAAGGGAAATGCGGCACCACGGAAGATACACCATATGCTGTGGTACCGGGGGAATGGCCAAGCACTTCGTGCCGGGCGCCGGGGATTGGTCGGCGCAGCTCCGGGCCGAAGAAGCCCGGGCTAGCGGTGCCCAGGGGATGTTCGCCTACTGTATGAGCTGCCTCTTTAACCTGGCCGATAGCTGCACGCCACTGCCGGTGGTGCATGCCCTCTCCTTTTTCCTTAACGTCCAAGATGAGGCCCTGGACAACCGGCGCAAGAGCCGGGAGGCCCTCTCCTGAATGTGGTAAGTAGACTCTCCTGAAACTTCGTGGACCGAAAATGGGCAGGTCCAAAAACTTCTGAGGGGAGATGGTCCATGGTTGCCGAGAACAAGGCGAAGGCGTTGAAATTCAAAGAATTATTGTCCCTGCGGTGGGAACCGGTGGCAGTACGGCTGCTCCGCAGGGGGGAAAAGGTGCCGGAGGGCCTGGGCGAACCCCATATCAGATTAAGGTACTGCCAGGCGGTGGTTGCTGCGCGGAGGGGCTATTCTCTCCTCCTGGCGCCCAAGTGGCATGCTTGCCCCGACGGCGCGGCCATACTCGGTTTGATAGAAATGTCGCCGAAATTGAAGTCCGGGGAACTTTACCTGCGGTTTCGGAAACTGCCCGATCTAAAGGTCGCCAGGCGGATGATCGAGGAGCGGCCTGTCTGGGAAGCAGGTGAGTATTCGGCGGTGGCCATAGCACCGCTGGCCCAGGCTAACTTTGAGCCCCACGTAATAATATTTACCCTTTGGCCCGAACAAGCCATGTGGCTCTGCAGTGCGGACAGTTATTTTACCGGGGAGAGACAGATATTTGAGACGTCATCTTATAATTCGGTTTGTGCCGAACTGACGGTCCGCCCCGTGAAGACCGGACGCATAAACACCTCCTTCGGTTGCTACGGAAGCCGGGCCTCCAGCGACATGGACGATTTTGAGACCTTCCTTTCCATCCCGGCCCAGCGTGTGGATAATGTCCTTAGTGCCCTGGAAGAACTAGCCCGCAAGGCAATGGCGGAAGAGCGGAAAAAGATTTATGCTCCCCCGGTGGTGGGCTTCGGCGAGGCCGGGGAAGAAGCGGACTGCCAGGTACAGAAGACCGTCACCATCATGATCAACAAAGATAAGTGCCAGGGTGACGGGAACTGCGTAGATTTCTGTCCCCACGGTGTTTTGCAACTAATCCCCGGGGAAAGGGGGCGCCTGGTGGCTTCCGCCGTGCGGCCGGATCTTTGCACCGCCTGCTATACCTGTGTGGGCCAGTGCCCGTCAAGGGCCATCACCCTGGTGGAAAGTTAGTATGGGGGACACGGGTCCTAGGGAGGAAATGGTCCGGCGCCTTTAACCTATGACAGGCCTGTCCGAACGGGAGAGGTTGACGGCTTAAGGCCATACCGGGGATAAGAAGACTCTTATAGCTAGCCTTAGTATATTATGTAGCTTAATACCGTAGTGGAGGTTGACCGATATATGGCTGGGGTGGAAATCAAGTTATTGGGTACCGGAGCAGGGCCGGGGGTCCCGGCCTTCTTTTGCGAATGTGCGGCCTGCCGAGAAGCCAGGACCAATCCATCGGCCGCCAGGACGCGGAGTACGGCCCTGCTCACCATGGACGACAAAGGAGTTTTAATAGACGCTTCGCCCGATCTCAGGGTACAGTTGTGCCGGGAAGGAATCCAGGATATCCATACTGTGTTCCTCACCCACTGGCACCACGACCATTTTGCCGGGTTGGGGGAACTGGAGTACTACCTGAGATTGAAAGATAAAGGCCGCCGGCTTCCCATTTACCTGCCGCCTGGCTACACCGGAGAGTTTACTTCCACCTTCTGTCGTCTGATAGACGTAGTGGACTTGAGAGAATGGGAGTACGGGCGGCGGTACGATTTTGGAATGACCAGCGTTATATTGTTACGAGCCAATCACGGCATCGAAACAGGCGGGGTCCTCATCGAAGCTGGCAAGAAGCTGGCTTATTTCCCCGACACTTCGTGGCTCCCGGAGGAAACCCTACTCTCCTTGCAAGGGATAGATTACTTGGTGTGCGATGCCACCTTTTACGGAGAGAACTGGTATCCTGATACCCATATGTCGGTGGCCGAGGCCATAGAATTGGGGAAGAGGGTGGGCGCAGGGCAGACCATTCTTACCCACCTTTCCATGCACTACAGCTCTCCGGTGACGGTGGAAGAGCTGAACCGGGAGCTAGCTGGGTTAGACGGGGTCCTGGCCAGCTATGACGGGTTAAAGGTTGAACTGTATTAAGTATTAAGGAAGGACGATAAAAACACGGGTATTCCCGCAGGGATCCCCCGCTCCAGAAGAAGTTCGGCTACTAAGTAAATGGGGTGTTTTCGTGCTAACGTGAGGGCGGGCGTGCTAAGGGAGTTCCAATTTCGGGGGAGGAGTTGAGGGAAGTTGCTGCGGAAAGAGATCCTTTATCTAGTGGATAAGGCGAAGTCGGGAGAGCTGCTTAACCGCGAAGAGATGGCGATGCTTTTTGAAATAGACCCTTTCACACCCGAGTCAGCCTATATTCGATATGCCTCCCGAGAAATCAGTTCGAAGGTCAGCAATAATACGGCAGAGGTCCATGCGCAAGTCGGCATCAACGTGGGATGCTGCGCCCGCAACTGTAAGTGGTGTTCCTTTGCCGCAGCCAGTAAAGTGTTCGGGCGCATGAGCGTAATGAGCACCGAAGAGATAGTAAGGCGGTGCCGGCAGGCCGAAGAACAGGGCGCCAACGCCGTCTACCTCATGGCTACAGGGGCTTTTCCCTTCGGGCACCTGCTGGAAATCATCCGGGAAGTGCGTCGCGCTTTGACGCCGGATGCGGTACTGATCGGGAACGTCGATGATTTCACAGTGAAAGAAGCGTACGCCTTGAAGGACGCCGGCTTAGACGGGGTGTACCATGCCCTTCGCCTGAGGGAAGGGAAGGATTCGAGTATCGAGCCTGCCAGAAGGATGGCCACCATGCGAGCCGCCCGGGAGGCCGGCCTTGCCCTGGGAACGTGCGTCGAGCCCGTGGGGCCCGAGCATACCACCGAGGAGCTGGTAGAGGCCACCATCGTAGCCCGGGAGTGCGGCGCTGTCTACAGCGGCTGTATGCGCCGGGTCGCCGTGCCGGGTACCGAGCTGGGGGAACGTGGAATGATTACCGAGGCCCGGCAGGCGCATCTTCTCGCCGTGATCCGTTTGGCCACTCAGCAGGAAATCGTCGGCATGTGCTGGCATGAGCCGAGCACCCTCGGTCCCCTGGTCGGGGTCAATGTCATGTGGGCGGAAACAGGATCCAACCCGCGGGATACCCATGAGGATTGCGAGAGAACGCGTGGACGCTCGGTGGGCGAAGTTAAGAGGATGTATTGGGAGGCCGGCTGGAGGGTGCTAGAAGGCCCTTCGGTGATTTGGCGGCCCAAAGCCGGCGGGCTACAGAAAAAGGTGGTATGAGGTGTGGCGTCAGATGTACCAGGAGCTGGTGGAGGAATCGAGGGAGGCCCTTGGGTTAAGGATTTTGGGCCCCAAGGGGAAACGTAGTAATAATCCCTTGGGGAAGGGACACGACGGCCGGAGAATCAAGTATTTGGCCATGGGCACGCCCACCCAGCAGGAGGCCTCGAGGCGGAGGGCCCCGAAAGGTGAAGCCGGCCGGGATAGGCTTCCCAAGGGATAAAAGGGGTCGGCTAGGTTAAAGGCTTCACGCCAGGAGTGCCCCGGCGGGCCGGTTTTTCGTCACGGCGACAACCTTTTTGCACATTTATGCGGGATGGAGGCCTCTTTACCGGCTTTTCCCGGTAAGAGGCCACCATCCATTTTTGTCAAGTCTGTTGGTGGGGGGAAATACAATTGATCCGGAGAGGCCCCCTATGTTAGAATTCATACTATAATATTTCTAACCAAAGAGCGGGGGAGGAGAGAAGGGCCAATAATTATCCTACCGATCGGGCGCCTGCAAGAGGAGGGTATTAACATAATGGATGAGCGTTCACGGCAGCTTGGGTCGGCCCCTCTAGGCCGCTTATTGTGGAACTTCTCCTGGCCGGCTACCGTGGGCATGCTGTGTAATGCCCTTTACAATGTGGTGGACCGGGCCTTCGTTGGTCGTGGAGTCGGCCCCCTGGCCATTGCCGCCACGACCGTAGCCTTTCCCCTGATGGTAATATTGAGGGCTATTTCCCTGTTGATCGGGGTAGGAGCCACCGCCCTGATTTCCCTCCGCCTGGGGGAACAAAAAAAGGAAGAGGCAGAAGTGGTGGCCGCTAACGGTGCAGCCTTGCTGGTCTTAATGCCCCTGTGTTTTGCCCTTATTTATCTTACGTTTCCGGAGCCACTCCTGAGACTCTTCGGCGCCGACGATGAGGCGATGCCATATGCCCGTGATTTCCTGCACATCATTATGCTCGGTTCCGTCTTCGGAAGCCTGGGCATGGGAATGAACAATTTTATCCGGGCCGAAGGGAACCCTATGAGGGCCATGTCCACCCAGGTACTGGGGGCTTTAATCAACGGGATTTTAAACTATATATTCATTTTCCACTTCGGCAAGGGGATCAGGGGCTCGGCCCTGGCAACGGTCATAGGTCAACTCTTTGCCACCCGGCCCTCACCGGCATGACCGCCCATGCCATGACCGTGTTCTTCGCAATGGGTTTTGTAGTCGGTTTTCAGGTGGTGTGTTCCCAATATTTCCAGGCCGTCGGCAAGGCGGTAAAGGCAGCTATTCTTAGCCTGTCCCGCCAATTCCTGTTTTTCATTCCGCTGCTCGTCATTTCTTCCCCACTTCTGGGGCATAGAAGGTGTCTGGAGAGCCGCCCCCATTGCCGACGCTCTTTCCGCTACAGTAACGGCTTCTTTCATTTTCCGCGAAGTGAGGCTGCTATCAAAGGAGGGAACCGTACCCGAAACCGAAATGGCGGCCGGGAAGATTTAAGGGTTTAAACGGGCGAGGAGGAAGGGCCTAAGATAACCCGGTCGCCCTTCTTTATCCGGCCGTCTTTTATTACTCGATAATAAATACCCTCAGTCTTCAAGGGCGCGTACTGAGGTTAACGCCTACCACTATGGCTTGGGACAGTTGTTACCCTCCTTACTGGTCCGGGATGGCTCCGAGGTATTTCCAAGCCGGGTGCCGGCGTATTACCCCGGGGCCCTGGCGCCTATCTCTTACGCGAGCTACGACATATTATAATACATAATTGGCGGTTGACATGGCCCGGGCGGCGGGTCCATAATAAAACTAGGTGAAAACCTGGGAGGCTCCACCGCGAAGGCCTGGGTGATGTTTCAGGGGGATGTTTTTGTACATATGAATGTACTCTCCGGCACAAAGATAGGGCCTGCCGGGATTTTGGATACGGCTGGTAGGGCATTGTGACCCGTTCGCGGGGGGTAGGCGGATATGAAATCTTTAGAGAATCTTTTGAGTTGTGTATCCCTGACCACGTCTCGCCTCTCCCGAGCTCGTATTTCCCTGCTGAAAGAAACGGTCAGGAAACAGCGCGATTTGGCCGAACAAATCCGCCGACTAAAACATGAGGTGGTATACCGGGGCGCCGAGGATTGCGACCTTTCCCTGGTGCGGGCCGAAGTTGTACGGTCTTGGATACGGTCCAAGAAGTACGGCCTCGAAACTTCGTGCTTCTACTATGGCCCGGTCCTGGAAAACAGCGTGCTACGGGGGCTGCTGGAAGAGAAGAGACTGCTCCTTAAGGCCGCGGACGGGTACTTGGAACGGCTGGTCGAGATGTTTTCTAACCGCCGCTCTTCGGTGCTCTTGTCCGACGAAAATGGTATTATGCTGCGAGTACTGCACAGCGAGGACGGGTCGACTAGAAGAAGGATAAGGGAAAGACTGCGGCTGGTT
Coding sequences:
- a CDS encoding MBL fold metallo-hydrolase, which translates into the protein MAGVEIKLLGTGAGPGVPAFFCECAACREARTNPSAARTRSTALLTMDDKGVLIDASPDLRVQLCREGIQDIHTVFLTHWHHDHFAGLGELEYYLRLKDKGRRLPIYLPPGYTGEFTSTFCRLIDVVDLREWEYGRRYDFGMTSVILLRANHGIETGGVLIEAGKKLAYFPDTSWLPEETLLSLQGIDYLVCDATFYGENWYPDTHMSVAEAIELGKRVGAGQTILTHLSMHYSSPVTVEELNRELAGLDGVLASYDGLKVELY
- a CDS encoding DUF169 domain-containing protein yields the protein MVAENKAKALKFKELLSLRWEPVAVRLLRRGEKVPEGLGEPHIRLRYCQAVVAARRGYSLLLAPKWHACPDGAAILGLIEMSPKLKSGELYLRFRKLPDLKVARRMIEERPVWEAGEYSAVAIAPLAQANFEPHVIIFTLWPEQAMWLCSADSYFTGERQIFETSSYNSVCAELTVRPVKTGRINTSFGCYGSRASSDMDDFETFLSIPAQRVDNVLSALEELARKAMAEERKKIYAPPVVGFGEAGEEADCQVQKTVTIMINKDKCQGDGNCVDFCPHGVLQLIPGERGRLVASAVRPDLCTACYTCVGQCPSRAITLVES
- a CDS encoding radical SAM protein gives rise to the protein MLRKEILYLVDKAKSGELLNREEMAMLFEIDPFTPESAYIRYASREISSKVSNNTAEVHAQVGINVGCCARNCKWCSFAAASKVFGRMSVMSTEEIVRRCRQAEEQGANAVYLMATGAFPFGHLLEIIREVRRALTPDAVLIGNVDDFTVKEAYALKDAGLDGVYHALRLREGKDSSIEPARRMATMRAAREAGLALGTCVEPVGPEHTTEELVEATIVARECGAVYSGCMRRVAVPGTELGERGMITEARQAHLLAVIRLATQQEIVGMCWHEPSTLGPLVGVNVMWAETGSNPRDTHEDCERTRGRSVGEVKRMYWEAGWRVLEGPSVIWRPKAGGLQKKVV